From bacterium, one genomic window encodes:
- the rpoB gene encoding DNA-directed RNA polymerase subunit beta has protein sequence MASKLKTNLRLRKNYSRIEEIAEIPHLLSIQKQSYEKFLQTNVPVEKRAEIGLEKVFKSVFPVSDYNNTATLEYVKYDLGQPKYDVDECRDRGMTWAAPLRVTIQLVLWDVDAETGNKTLSALKEDVVYFGEIPLMTERGTFLINGTERVIVSQLHRSPGVFFGHDEGKSHISGKLLYSARIIPYRGSWIDLEFDIKDILHVRIDRRRKLNVSILLRALGYSTDEILGEFYRQDKVYFGKRGLITKEFVAEQLEGQRSFREVKSGTKVLCKKGGKFNRAVLRRMKEAGITHLEIDPDSVNGMVVADTIIQAEDDIIHPTTGEILVDAGELLIGWDVIKERFAEVVDRLSEDKVRELLEDLDVLIYAGEELTPDKVNAKGEVVEQGTLSVLLGQGVEMLRVLYLEENDIGSSLLKTLLTDKMEPERGDLYARLSGQPVTDSLVEIYRRLRPGDPPRPETAAATFKNLFFNADRYDLSDIGRYKLNHKLYVSQGKEAPALDLGVLTEQDIVESVRYLLNLRNGTDPVRYTVDDIDHLGNRRIRAVGELIENQFRIGLVRMERAVKERMGMQDIDTLVPQDLINYKPVAAVVKEFFGSSQLSQFMDQTNPLSEITHKRRLSALGPGGLTRDRAGFEVRDVNPTHYGRICPIETPEGPNIGLISSLATYARVNDFGFLESPYRVVDNDGSVTSDIVYLSALEEERETIAQASAGLDEKGKFSAPAVQARDRGEFVLAPPEKVTKMDVSPKQIVSVAASLIPFLENDDANRALMGSNMQRQAVPCLKAQAPLVGTGMEQVVARDSGATVVAKRPGKVVSVDAERIVVRADKPAADDPLDTGVDIYKLVKYRRSNQDTCINQKPIVAEGEKIVKNEILADGPSTEMGELALGQNVLVAFMPWNGYNFEDSILINENLVKDDIFTSIHIEEFECVARDTKLGKEEITRDIPNVGEEALKDLDDSGIIRIGAEVAPGDILVGKITPKSETQLSPEEKLLRAIFGEKAGEVRDTSLKLPPGVEGTIIATQVFARKGTDKDERSIQIEEREQARLEGDYRDEVNIIRDAALKEIQELLVGKSTTARLVDESRAELVAKGVELTPEILASIPFEYQRDIQVGDESLQERINQVVVRTGQLMNSKRALLNEKIERLKEGDELAPGVIKMVKVFIAIKRKLQVGDKLAGRHGNKGVLSRIVPQEDMPYLADGTPVDVVLNPLGVPSRMNIGQILETHLGWTAWNVGRILREELDKVIDPISGAPRTESTSQLKKEVADKIRGLLVHVMNSSKDMSFINKLSDEGVLELGRREMKGVHFATPVFDAATEDDIADMLQVTGQNASGQVQLYDGRSGEPFKEQVTVGVMHVLKLDHLVDDKIHARSIGPYSLVTQQPLGGKAQFGGQRLGEMEVWALYAYGAAYSLQEFLTVKSDDVSGRTRMYESIVKGEHVLEPGLPESFNVMMKELQSLGLNVELVEEPSEEDLEEAEEGEGSLQVGSDAASGSTELAIG, from the coding sequence ATGGCTTCAAAGCTAAAGACTAACCTCCGATTAAGAAAGAACTATTCACGAATTGAAGAAATAGCAGAGATACCTCATCTCTTATCTATACAGAAGCAGTCCTACGAGAAGTTTCTCCAGACGAATGTGCCCGTAGAGAAGAGGGCAGAGATTGGCTTAGAGAAAGTCTTTAAGTCGGTGTTTCCAGTATCAGACTATAACAACACGGCAACGCTAGAGTACGTAAAGTACGATTTGGGTCAGCCGAAGTACGATGTCGACGAGTGTCGAGACCGAGGCATGACGTGGGCAGCCCCTCTCCGAGTTACCATCCAGCTTGTTCTTTGGGATGTTGACGCTGAAACGGGGAACAAGACGCTGAGCGCATTGAAAGAAGATGTCGTGTACTTTGGAGAAATCCCCCTGATGACAGAACGGGGAACATTTCTCATTAACGGAACCGAACGTGTAATCGTAAGTCAACTGCACCGGTCTCCAGGGGTATTTTTTGGGCACGATGAAGGTAAGAGCCACATCTCAGGCAAGTTGCTCTACAGTGCGCGTATAATTCCCTACCGAGGTTCATGGATAGACCTCGAGTTTGATATAAAAGACATCTTACACGTACGTATCGACAGGCGGAGAAAACTCAACGTTAGTATTTTGTTGCGTGCTTTGGGCTACTCAACCGACGAAATTCTAGGCGAGTTCTACCGTCAAGATAAGGTTTATTTCGGAAAGCGAGGGCTAATCACCAAGGAGTTTGTTGCTGAGCAGCTCGAGGGACAACGATCATTTCGGGAAGTAAAGTCTGGCACCAAAGTTCTTTGTAAGAAGGGTGGGAAGTTTAATAGGGCAGTGCTTCGTCGGATGAAAGAGGCCGGCATTACTCACCTTGAAATCGATCCAGATTCTGTAAACGGCATGGTGGTAGCAGACACGATCATTCAAGCAGAGGATGATATTATTCACCCGACAACAGGAGAGATTCTTGTCGATGCTGGAGAGTTGCTGATTGGTTGGGATGTGATCAAGGAGCGTTTTGCAGAAGTTGTTGACCGGCTCTCTGAAGATAAGGTTCGAGAGCTGCTTGAAGACCTCGATGTACTGATTTACGCAGGGGAAGAGCTGACTCCTGATAAAGTAAATGCAAAGGGAGAAGTGGTTGAACAAGGCACTCTTTCTGTTCTACTCGGTCAAGGGGTAGAGATGCTTCGCGTGCTTTACCTTGAGGAGAACGATATCGGCAGCAGCCTGCTCAAGACGCTACTCACTGATAAAATGGAGCCGGAAAGAGGAGACTTGTATGCCCGTCTCTCGGGGCAACCCGTGACAGATAGCCTTGTGGAAATCTACAGGAGGCTACGTCCTGGAGATCCACCGCGTCCTGAGACAGCAGCAGCAACGTTCAAGAACTTGTTCTTCAATGCAGATCGGTATGATTTATCAGATATCGGTCGTTATAAACTCAATCACAAGTTGTACGTGTCCCAGGGCAAAGAGGCTCCAGCGCTCGACCTCGGTGTATTAACTGAGCAAGATATCGTTGAGTCTGTTCGCTATCTTTTAAATCTGAGAAATGGAACCGATCCCGTCCGGTACACCGTTGACGACATTGATCATTTGGGTAACCGCAGAATTCGCGCAGTAGGAGAATTGATTGAGAATCAGTTCAGGATAGGTCTTGTGCGAATGGAGCGAGCTGTTAAAGAGCGAATGGGAATGCAGGATATTGACACGCTGGTTCCGCAAGATCTCATTAACTATAAACCCGTCGCGGCAGTAGTGAAGGAGTTCTTTGGCTCTTCTCAGTTGTCACAGTTTATGGATCAGACGAATCCACTTTCTGAGATTACTCACAAGCGCAGACTTTCAGCGCTTGGGCCAGGAGGACTCACGCGTGATCGAGCTGGGTTTGAGGTTCGGGACGTGAACCCAACTCACTACGGGAGAATTTGTCCGATTGAGACGCCGGAAGGGCCGAATATTGGATTGATTTCTTCCTTGGCAACCTATGCACGGGTAAACGACTTCGGTTTTCTTGAGAGTCCATACCGAGTGGTCGATAATGATGGTTCGGTGACGTCAGATATTGTTTATTTATCGGCTCTCGAAGAGGAAAGGGAAACGATAGCCCAGGCATCGGCGGGACTCGATGAGAAGGGGAAATTTTCGGCTCCAGCGGTACAAGCTCGAGACCGTGGAGAGTTCGTTCTCGCACCACCAGAGAAAGTCACAAAAATGGATGTTAGTCCGAAGCAGATTGTGAGTGTTGCTGCGTCACTGATTCCATTTTTGGAAAATGATGATGCGAACCGAGCTCTGATGGGATCAAACATGCAACGCCAGGCTGTGCCTTGCTTGAAAGCGCAGGCTCCACTTGTAGGTACGGGAATGGAGCAGGTAGTAGCGCGAGACTCAGGCGCCACGGTAGTAGCGAAGAGGCCAGGTAAAGTCGTATCGGTAGATGCGGAGAGAATTGTTGTTCGTGCAGATAAGCCAGCAGCAGATGATCCGCTCGATACCGGTGTCGATATCTACAAGCTCGTGAAATATCGACGTTCGAATCAAGATACATGTATCAACCAGAAGCCGATCGTGGCAGAGGGCGAAAAGATTGTAAAAAATGAGATCCTTGCTGATGGACCGAGCACGGAGATGGGCGAACTTGCACTCGGACAGAACGTACTTGTCGCCTTCATGCCTTGGAACGGGTACAACTTTGAGGATTCGATTCTTATCAATGAGAACTTGGTGAAGGATGATATCTTCACCTCGATTCATATTGAGGAATTTGAGTGCGTTGCTCGAGATACCAAGCTTGGTAAGGAAGAAATTACCCGTGATATCCCAAATGTTGGTGAAGAGGCCCTGAAGGATCTTGACGATTCTGGAATTATTCGGATTGGTGCTGAAGTAGCCCCTGGGGATATTCTTGTCGGAAAGATTACGCCGAAGAGTGAGACGCAGCTCAGTCCTGAAGAGAAGCTCCTACGAGCAATTTTCGGGGAAAAAGCTGGAGAGGTTCGGGATACAAGCCTCAAACTTCCTCCGGGAGTAGAAGGAACTATCATTGCGACTCAAGTCTTTGCTCGGAAGGGAACTGATAAGGACGAGCGTTCAATTCAGATCGAAGAGCGCGAGCAGGCGAGGCTTGAGGGTGATTATCGGGACGAAGTGAATATTATTCGCGATGCTGCTCTCAAAGAGATCCAAGAGTTACTGGTTGGAAAGTCAACCACTGCACGTCTTGTGGATGAGAGTCGGGCGGAGCTTGTGGCGAAGGGCGTAGAGTTAACTCCTGAAATACTTGCTTCTATTCCGTTTGAGTACCAGCGGGATATTCAGGTTGGGGATGAGAGTCTGCAAGAGCGTATTAATCAGGTTGTTGTCCGAACTGGACAGCTCATGAATAGTAAGCGCGCACTGCTTAATGAAAAGATCGAACGGTTAAAAGAAGGCGATGAGCTTGCTCCTGGCGTGATTAAGATGGTCAAGGTGTTTATCGCCATCAAGCGCAAGCTGCAGGTGGGAGATAAGCTTGCTGGGCGGCACGGAAACAAGGGGGTGCTTTCACGTATCGTGCCTCAGGAAGATATGCCGTACCTCGCTGATGGAACGCCCGTGGATGTCGTGCTGAACCCTCTTGGGGTTCCTTCACGAATGAACATTGGGCAGATTCTTGAGACGCATCTCGGATGGACGGCGTGGAATGTCGGAAGAATTCTGCGCGAAGAATTGGATAAAGTAATAGATCCAATTTCTGGAGCGCCTCGAACTGAATCTACCTCACAGTTAAAGAAGGAAGTAGCGGATAAGATTCGTGGGCTTCTCGTGCATGTGATGAACAGTTCGAAGGACATGTCATTCATTAACAAGTTGTCTGATGAAGGTGTGTTAGAGCTGGGTCGTAGAGAAATGAAGGGAGTGCATTTTGCCACACCTGTGTTTGACGCTGCGACCGAAGATGATATTGCGGATATGCTCCAAGTAACCGGCCAAAACGCTTCGGGGCAGGTGCAGCTCTATGATGGTCGCTCTGGAGAGCCGTTTAAAGAACAGGTCACGGTCGGGGTGATGCATGTGTTGAAACTGGATCACTTGGTTGATGACAAGATTCACGCCCGCTCAATAGGACCTTACTCGCTTGTTACCCAGCAGCCGTTGGGCGGGAAAGCTCAGTTTGGT